The Candidatus Cloacimonadota bacterium genome includes the window GAGATTGCGGTTGGTCATCTCCTCATCGATGAGATTGGTGAAAGAAAAAACCTGCGTTTTACCATGATAACGCCTGTAGGCGCCACTGTATAAAATGCGGTCACGATCCACGGCGAATTTTGTGCGCATATCGTCCGGCGTTTCTTCTTTCACGCGCCAGGCGTTTTCGTCTCGAAAAGCTCGCGGTCCAAGAGCGCATTGGCTTTTGGACCTGATTTCCGCGAAAATCCTGTTTAGTTTATCTTGCATTGTGGCTCCCAAATATTGTCTTATATAAATAATTTAAAATCCGTGGCAGGGAAAGCAAAGCTTTTCTGGCTAAAGCCCGGCTCTCACAACTCGAAAACCCACATAGTTATTCCAATTATAGGGTGTGAAGCAGAAATTTCTGAAAGAAACCCGGCAGCAATTGTAATAAAAATCCCAGGAGCCACCTCGGAGCATTCGATGTGTTCCAATTTCAGGTCCCCTGGGGTCCAAGCCTGGGCTGTTCTCATAGTAATCTTTATCATACCAATCCCAACACCATTCAAAAACGTTTCCACTCATATCGAAGATGCCCAGCTCGTTGGGGGGTTTTTTGCCCACTTCATGGGTTTTATCTTTGGAGTTTTCGTTGTACCAGGCAACGCTGCCCAGGTCGTCGGAACCGGAATAGGTGAAGCCGACGCTCAGCTCTCCCCCACGTGCGGCATATTCCCATTCGGCCTCGGTTGGCAGCCTGTAACCATTTGCGCTCCAGTCACAATGCACACTGTCACGGATAATTGTGTAACATGGTTTCAAGCTTTCCCGAATACTGCGCCGGTTGCAATATTCCACAGCTTCAAGCCAGGTCATCTGTTCCGCTGGCCTGTTTCCACCTTTGAATTTGGAAAGGTTGACTCCCATAACTTCCGCCCATTCATTTTGGGTGACCTGATATTTTCCAATCCAAAAAGGAGAGAGA containing:
- a CDS encoding formylglycine-generating enzyme family protein, producing the protein MVFVAGGTFLMGSDAGYEDELPFHEVTLSPFWIGKYQVTQNEWAEVMGVNLSKFKGGNRPAEQMTWLEAVEYCNRRSIRESLKPCYTIIRDSVHCDWSANGYRLPTEAEWEYAARGGELSVGFTYSGSDDLGSVAWYNENSKDKTHEVGKKPPNELGIFDMSGNVFEWCWDWYDKDYYENSPGLDPRGPEIGTHRMLRGGSWDFYYNCCRVSFRNFCFTPYNWNNYVGFRVVRAGL